The Nocardia sp. BMG51109 nucleotide sequence GTTCGTTCCGGGTGCGCGGCGACACCGTCGAGATCATCCCCTCCTACGAGGAACTCGCGATCCGCATCGAATTCTTCGGCGACGAGATCGAGTCGCTGTACTACCTGCACCCGCTGACCGGGGACGTGGTGCGCCAGGTCGACAATCTGCGCATCTTTCCGGCCACGCACTACGTCGCGGGCCCGGAGCGAATGGAGCGGGCGGTCCGGGATATCGAGGCCGAGCTGGAGGAGCGGCTGGCCGAGCTGGATCGGCAGGGCAAGCTGCTGGAGGCGCAGCGGCTGCGCATGCGCACCCAGTACGACCTGGAGATGATCCGCCAGGTCGGGTTCTGCTCCGGTATCGAGAACTACTCGCGGCACATCGATGGCCGCGCCGCCGGTTCGGCCCCGGCCACGCTGCTCGACTACTTCCCCGAGGACTTCCTGCTGATCATCGACGAGTCGCACAACACCGTGCCGCAGATCGGCGGCATGTTCGAGGGCGATATGTCGCGCAAGCGCAACCTCGTCGAATACGGCTTCCGGCTGCCGTCGGCGGTCGACAACCGCCCGCTGACCTGGGAGGAGTTCGCCGACCGGATCGGTCAGGCGATCTACATGTCCGCCACGCCCGGCCCATACGAACTGGGCCAGACCGGCGGCGAGTTCGTCGAGCAGGTCATCCGCCCGACCGGCCTGGTCGACCCGGAGGTCGTCGTGAAGCCCACCAAGGGCCAGATCGACGACCTGGTGCACGAGATCCGGGAGCGCACCGAGAAGGACGAGCGCGTCCTGGTCACGACGCTGACCAAGAAGATGGCCGAGGATCTCACCGACTATCTGCTCGGCCTCGGCGTCCGGGTGCGGTACCTGCACTCCGAGATCGACACGCTGCGCCGCGTCGAGCTGCTGCGGCAGCTGCGCCTGGGCGAGTACGACGTCCTGGTCGGCATCAACCTGCTGCGGGAGGGCCTGGATCTGCCCGAGGTGTCGCTGGTGGCGATCCTCGACGCCGACAAGGAGGGCTTCCTGCGCAGCACCACCAGCCTCATCCAGACCATCGGCCGCGCCGCGCGCAACGTCTCCGGTCAGGTGCACATGTACGCCGACCGGGTCACCGATTCGATGCGGCAGGCCATCGAGGAGACGGAGCGGCGCCGCGCCAAGCAGGTCGCCTACAACGAGGCCAACGGCATCGAGCCGCGGGCGCTGCGCAAGCGGATCGCCGACATCCTCGATCAGGTGTACCGGGAGGCCGACGAGACGGAGGTCGAGGTCGGTGGCTCGGGCCGCAACGCCAGCCGCGGCCGGCGCGCCCAGGGCGAGCCCGGGCGCGCCGTCAGCGCCGGCGTCTACGAGGGCCGCGACGTCAAGAACATGCCGCGCGCCGAACTGGCCGACCTGGTGAAGGAACTGACCGACCAGATGATGAACGCCGCCCGCGAGCTCCAGTTCGAGCTGGCCGGCCGATTGCGGGACGAGATCGCCGACCTGAAGAAGGAGCTGCGCGGGATGGATGCCGCCGGACTGAAATGAGCTGCGGCACGGCGGTTTCCGGTGCCTCGCCCGATGCGGC carries:
- the uvrB gene encoding excinuclease ABC subunit UvrB, whose amino-acid sequence is MAFATEVPAEGDSELGNTPLAQSEFRPIGAIERADGRFEVVSEHEPAGDQPTAIGELQRRLTAGERDVVLLGATGTGKSATAAWLIERMQRPTLVMAPNKTLAAQLANELREMLPHNAVEYFVSYYDYYQPEAYIAQTDTYIEKDSSVNDDVERLRHSATQSLLSRRDVVVVASVSCIYGLGTPQSYLDRSIQLEVGAEVDRDRLLRLLVDVQYTRNDMAFTRGSFRVRGDTVEIIPSYEELAIRIEFFGDEIESLYYLHPLTGDVVRQVDNLRIFPATHYVAGPERMERAVRDIEAELEERLAELDRQGKLLEAQRLRMRTQYDLEMIRQVGFCSGIENYSRHIDGRAAGSAPATLLDYFPEDFLLIIDESHNTVPQIGGMFEGDMSRKRNLVEYGFRLPSAVDNRPLTWEEFADRIGQAIYMSATPGPYELGQTGGEFVEQVIRPTGLVDPEVVVKPTKGQIDDLVHEIRERTEKDERVLVTTLTKKMAEDLTDYLLGLGVRVRYLHSEIDTLRRVELLRQLRLGEYDVLVGINLLREGLDLPEVSLVAILDADKEGFLRSTTSLIQTIGRAARNVSGQVHMYADRVTDSMRQAIEETERRRAKQVAYNEANGIEPRALRKRIADILDQVYREADETEVEVGGSGRNASRGRRAQGEPGRAVSAGVYEGRDVKNMPRAELADLVKELTDQMMNAARELQFELAGRLRDEIADLKKELRGMDAAGLK